The DNA region GTCGGCGAAGCGGCCAACAAACTGCATGCCGATCGGCAGCCCCTCCTTCGACCAGCCAATCGGCACCGACATCGCCGGCTGCCCGGTGACGTTGAAGACCGGCGTCCACGGAATGAATTCGAAGGTCTGCGCTGCCAACTGCTCGGCGATCCCGAGCTTCTTCAGCAGCCATCCACCGCCGACATGGCCAAGCACCTTCAGCAGCGCCTTTTCTGCCGAAGACGGCTGCAATGCCCCGATCTTAACCGGCAGCGACGAGAGGACCGGCGTCATCAGCACTTCGTAGTCGTTGAAAAAGCCGAGCACGGAACGACTGGCGAGCTTCAAGTACCGATGTGCCGCAACCAGTTCCGCCGCCGAGTAGCCATCGCCGAGCAGTCCCATGCCGAAGGACGAAGCATCGTAATCGCCGGGCCTTATCCGCACGCCGAATGTCTTTGCCGTGAACTCGATATCGGCCCGCAATTCCCCCGCCAGCGCTGTCAGGAATGCCATGGAAAAGGCCTCCCGGTCGACCGGCGGTGCGGCCTCCACCACCTGATGTCCGAGGTCCGTCAGCAAGGACACGGCCTCGTCGAAAGCCGTCACGACCTCCGGCGACACCGTCTTTCCGAGCATCGGCGCCTTCGATACGGCAATTTTCAGCCGCACCGGCGACCGGGAGACGGCCTCCAGATAGGAGCCGGCAAACACCGGCAGCGGATGCGGGGAGCCGATATCGGGCCCGTGCGTGGCATCGAGCACCGCCGCACTGTCTCGCACCGAGCGGGTCAGCACATGTTCGATGGCAAAGCCGGACCAGGCCTCGCCGATGAAGGGACCGGCCGGAGTGCGGCCTCGCGTCGGCTTCATGCCGAAGACACCGCAAGCTGAAGCCGGGATGCGGATCGATCCGCCGCCATCGCCACCCGATGCGATCGGCACCATGCCGCTTGCAACAGCCGCCGCCGATCCACCCGACGAGCCGCCGGGCGTCCGGCTCACATCCCAGGGATTGCGTGCCGGCCCGCTGGCCTCGGCCTCTGTATAAGGTGTCAATCCGAACTCCGGCGTGTTCGTCCGGCCTGCAATGACAAGGCCCGCCGCTTCCCATCGCCGAACCAGTTCGCTGTCGCCGCGCGCCACCGGCCCTGCCCACAACCGGTTGCCATTGCCTGTCGGCACGCCGTCGATCTGCGCCAGCAGATCCTTGACCAGAAACGGCACACCAAAAAGTGGTCCGTCGCCGACCCCGGCGTCCAGGCGATTACGGGCGCGCTCGAAGAGCGGCCGCACGACCGCGTTGAGCGAAGGATTGATCGCTTCGATCCGCGCAATCGCGGCCTCCAGCACCTCGCTCGCAGACACGTCGCCGCGGCGGATCAGCTCTGCCAGTCCAAGCCCGTCATATTCAGCGTAATCCTGAAACATCTCTCCCCCTGCCGTCATCTCCGTGGCGCCACCATCGGGAGAAACCTTCATCATGACAAGGGCGCCGCCAACATAACCGTCCAGTCGAATATAAAGGACTGCTTAACCATCGAAGGGTAGATTCCAGCTTGGACTCGGCTGCGAGCCGATACGGCGACGCCTGCCGTCGCCATGCTGAGAAAAGGCTAATAAGGGAACGGTCCATGCTCTTCAAATCCGCCACGAGCCGGAACATCTTTTCCACCGTCGGGCTCGGTGTCGTCACCACCATCGGCGTTGCCGCAACGCTGCTCGGCCTCACCTATGGCCACATCCGCAGCGCCAGCATCAACCAGATGCACATGGCCGCCTCGAATGCCGCAGCCGAAATCGAACAGAGTCTGCGCGTTGGCCACCAGATGGTCGAGGGCATGGAAACCGCGATCATGGCCCTGCGTGCCAACGGACAGGCCGATCGCGCGACCGTCATGGCCGTGATGCAGCAGGCATTGGAGGCCTATCCTGGCTCGATCGGCGTTTCCACGGGCTGGGAGCCTGACGCTTTCGACGGCAAGGATAAGGATTTTGTGGGCAAGCCGGCCCACGATCAGACTGGCCGCTTTGTGCCGTATATCTATCGCGCTGGTGGCGCCATCAAGACCGACGTACTGCTCGACTACGACAAGCCCGGCGTTGGCGATTACTATCAGTTACCGGTCAAGACCGGCAAGCCGGCCCTGCTCGAGCCCTACGTCTATCCAGTGGACGGCAAGGACGTCCTCATGACCACCATTTCGGTTCCGGTCTTCGATGCGGGCAAGGCCGTCGGTTATGTCGGCGCCGACATCGATCTCGACAAGACTGCGGCCGATCTAGCGTCGAACCGTCCGCTCGGCGATGGCTATATCGCCCTCCTCTCTTCTGCCAACGCTTTTGTCAGCCATCCCGAGAAGGACGTCATGGGCAAGGCACTCAAGGACAGCGGGGTGGACGCCGCAGGTTGGCAAGCCGTCCTGAAAACCCCCGGCACGGTGGGGATGATCACGGACAAGGACGGCGTCGAGCGCATGGCAATCGCCGTTCCGATCGAACCCTTCGAAGGGGCGACGTGGAAGGTCGTGGTCGCCGTCCCAAGCGCGACGGTGCTCGGCGCCCTCACCCAGACGGTCTGGACCTCCGTCCTCGTGATCGCCGGCGCCACCGTCTTCCTCGTTCTCGTCGGCTGGCTGCTCGCCCGCGGCTTCATCGGCCGCATCAACCGTGTCATCGATCAGACAACCCGCATTGCCTCGGGTGATCTCAATGTCGAACTGACTGACAAGGAACGGGACGATGAGATCGGCGACCTCTCGCGCTCGCTCGGCATCCTGCTGGAGAGCAACCGCAAGAAAGTCGAACTGGAAGCCGAGGCCCAGGCCCGCTTCGAGCAGGAAGAAATCGAACGTGTCGAACGCTCCAAGGGACATAAGGCGCGAGAAGAGGAAATCCGCTTCGTCGTCGACGAACTGCGCGCCGGCCTCGCCCGCCTCTCCGACGGCGATATGACCGTTCGCCTGGAAAAACCCTTCTCGCCCGCCCTCGACGAGATCCGCAGCAACTTTAACGACTCGATCGAAAAGCTGCGCGCAGCTCTCGTCTCCTTCAGCGAGAATGCGACAACCATCGAGACCGGCTCTAACGAGATCCGCGCCGCCGCAGACGATCTTGCCCGCCGCACCGAACAGCAGGCAGCCTCCGTCGAACAGACGTCGGCCGCACTGTCGCAGATCACCCGCTCGGTTAAGGAAAGCACGCAGCGCGCCGAAGAAGCCGGGCTGCAGGTCAGCCGCACGAAGGAAAGTGCCGAGCATTCTGGCGAGGTGGTGCGTTCTGCAATTGACGCCATGAGTGCGATCGAGCAGTCCTCGCAGTCGATCTCCAACATTATCGGCGTGATCGACGAAATCGCCTTCCAGACAAACCTGCTCGCGCTCAATGCCGGCGTCGAAGCGGCCCGCGCCGGTGAAGCAGGCAAGGGATTTGCCGTCGTTGCTCAGGAAGTGCGTGAACTCGCCCAACGCTCGGCCAATGCCGCCAAGGAGATCAAGAGCCTGATCACCGCCTCCGGAGATCAGGTGAAGCATGGCGTCTCGCTGGTCGACCAGACGGGTGAAGCGCTGTCGGCCATCGTCGCCGAGGTCCAGCAGATCAACACCAATGTCCAGGCAATCGTCGAAGCCGCCCGCGAACAGTCGACCGGCCTCCACGAGATCAACGCCGCCGTCAACATCATGGACCAGGGCACCCAGAAGAACGCGGCTATGGTCGAAGAGACCAATGCCGCATCCCACACACTGGTGTCGGAAGTGCAGTCCCTGTCTTCACGTCTCGCTCAGTTCAATCTAGGCCAGGCCTCCGCCAACCGACAAGCTGCCGCCTATTCCGGCGCGAACAGCGGCCCGTCGCGCCCGGCACCCACCCAGACGCCCGGTCCCGCACGCCCGGCACCCGTTGCCGCAACCGCGCGTCCGGTCGCATCTCCGGCGCGTGCTCTCGCCGGAAAGATAGCCTCCGCCATAGGCGCCAAACCTGCCCCGAGCGGCGCGGAATGGGAAGAGTTTTAAGCAGCCTCAAGCGAAACCGACGACGAAAAATGGCGGGCTTCCCCGCCATTTTTTATGCCGCCAGGAAGTGACCGGTCCGCCTGACGCCTAGGGCTGCGGTTCTAGGACCAGCAATTCCTCAAAATGGTTCATGTCCTCGAAGCTGCAAAAGGCCGGCGGCCTGAGCGAGAGGATCGCAACCCGCTGCCGGATCTCCGCAACCACCTCTGCCAGGAATGACTGCCAGATCAACATCGTCTCGTCGTCGAAGCGCTCAATCATGTAGGCAAAGGTGATGTGAAAGGCATAGGTGTCATGGTCCGGATGGCGATAACCGAGCAGATCAGCCAGGCGATCACGCCACGAGCGCAAGGCGACCCGATCCGCCTCTGTCACCCCCTCAAGCGTCAGCCCGTTCGGCGTTGCCTCTGCGACCTGCATCTGAAAGGCCGGTCCCGGCACAAATCCGGCAAGCCGATCAAGAAGGATCGCCGTCATGTCATCTACCGGCGTTTCCAGCGGCACATCTTCCGGCCAATAGGGCAATTGTCGCCTATATTCGATAATGCCCTGGAATATCGTCATGTGCAGGCTGGATTCGGCCGTGAAGGCGAGGTGCTGACCACCCGGCATCCCACGATAGCGCGCGCGGACCTCCTGCAGCACGCCCTCCGTCTCCGACCCTGCCTCCAGGTGGCAAACGAGCGTATTGCCCGGCTCCGGCAGAAAAATGCCGGCAGCATTGTAGCGGGTCCCCAGATGCGGAATTGGCTTCGGATTCAAGCTGCGGGAAAACGGTCTGAGGTGCGGCGAAAGCGT from Rhizobium glycinendophyticum includes:
- a CDS encoding amidase; the protein is MMKVSPDGGATEMTAGGEMFQDYAEYDGLGLAELIRRGDVSASEVLEAAIARIEAINPSLNAVVRPLFERARNRLDAGVGDGPLFGVPFLVKDLLAQIDGVPTGNGNRLWAGPVARGDSELVRRWEAAGLVIAGRTNTPEFGLTPYTEAEASGPARNPWDVSRTPGGSSGGSAAAVASGMVPIASGGDGGGSIRIPASACGVFGMKPTRGRTPAGPFIGEAWSGFAIEHVLTRSVRDSAAVLDATHGPDIGSPHPLPVFAGSYLEAVSRSPVRLKIAVSKAPMLGKTVSPEVVTAFDEAVSLLTDLGHQVVEAAPPVDREAFSMAFLTALAGELRADIEFTAKTFGVRIRPGDYDASSFGMGLLGDGYSAAELVAAHRYLKLASRSVLGFFNDYEVLMTPVLSSLPVKIGALQPSSAEKALLKVLGHVGGGWLLKKLGIAEQLAAQTFEFIPWTPVFNVTGQPAMSVPIGWSKEGLPIGMQFVGRFADEETLFSLAGQLEQARPWKDRRPVL
- a CDS encoding methyl-accepting chemotaxis protein, encoding MLFKSATSRNIFSTVGLGVVTTIGVAATLLGLTYGHIRSASINQMHMAASNAAAEIEQSLRVGHQMVEGMETAIMALRANGQADRATVMAVMQQALEAYPGSIGVSTGWEPDAFDGKDKDFVGKPAHDQTGRFVPYIYRAGGAIKTDVLLDYDKPGVGDYYQLPVKTGKPALLEPYVYPVDGKDVLMTTISVPVFDAGKAVGYVGADIDLDKTAADLASNRPLGDGYIALLSSANAFVSHPEKDVMGKALKDSGVDAAGWQAVLKTPGTVGMITDKDGVERMAIAVPIEPFEGATWKVVVAVPSATVLGALTQTVWTSVLVIAGATVFLVLVGWLLARGFIGRINRVIDQTTRIASGDLNVELTDKERDDEIGDLSRSLGILLESNRKKVELEAEAQARFEQEEIERVERSKGHKAREEEIRFVVDELRAGLARLSDGDMTVRLEKPFSPALDEIRSNFNDSIEKLRAALVSFSENATTIETGSNEIRAAADDLARRTEQQAASVEQTSAALSQITRSVKESTQRAEEAGLQVSRTKESAEHSGEVVRSAIDAMSAIEQSSQSISNIIGVIDEIAFQTNLLALNAGVEAARAGEAGKGFAVVAQEVRELAQRSANAAKEIKSLITASGDQVKHGVSLVDQTGEALSAIVAEVQQINTNVQAIVEAAREQSTGLHEINAAVNIMDQGTQKNAAMVEETNAASHTLVSEVQSLSSRLAQFNLGQASANRQAAAYSGANSGPSRPAPTQTPGPARPAPVAATARPVASPARALAGKIASAIGAKPAPSGAEWEEF
- a CDS encoding DUF1868 domain-containing protein, with translation MTLSTLSPHLRPFSRSLNPKPIPHLGTRYNAAGIFLPEPGNTLVCHLEAGSETEGVLQEVRARYRGMPGGQHLAFTAESSLHMTIFQGIIEYRRQLPYWPEDVPLETPVDDMTAILLDRLAGFVPGPAFQMQVAEATPNGLTLEGVTEADRVALRSWRDRLADLLGYRHPDHDTYAFHITFAYMIERFDDETMLIWQSFLAEVVAEIRQRVAILSLRPPAFCSFEDMNHFEELLVLEPQP